Below is a genomic region from Castanea sativa cultivar Marrone di Chiusa Pesio chromosome 2, ASM4071231v1.
CAGGACGTTGTTTCAAATGCAACGTGTGcctaaagttcatattttgcaaGTCTATTCGTGCCTTGTCGGTGTCCTTGTTTTTCCCCTCAATGCCCAACAAAGTACCATAAGTACTCTCACTAATGTTCTTCTCCACATGCATGACATCAATGTTGTGCTTAAGCTTCTTATTTTTCCAGTATGGAAGCTTGTACAAAATACTTACCTTTGACCAATTTGGCTCTCCAATGAGTTGTCTCTTCTTGTTACTTGGAtgttttcctaaaattatatttggcatTCTATCTAGTTGTTCTTGTATCTTTCCCACTTGTAACTCTAAAGATCTCTTCCGTTTCTCCGATAAACCATTATGCAACCGACTATGTCTCCAACGATGTTCCATAGGCAAATAAGCTCGATGGTTAATGAAtccaattttactttccaaagCTTCTGAATATGGTTCATTGTTGCAAGTGTAACAAGAATGATAACCCTTTGTCCTCCACCCAGACACATTACCAAATCCAGGATAGTCATGTATTGTCCACAACAAAGTTGCACGCATCTGAAAATGCTCTTTTCTATAAGCATCATAAGTTTCTACTCCTTCTTCCCATAACTCTTTCAACTCATCAACCAATGGTTTCAAGTAAATATCAATCTCATTTCCCGGTTGATGAGGACCAGGAATAAGCAATGACAATATAAAATATGGCTCCTTCATAACCAACCAAGGCGGTAGGTTACAAGGGATAAGTATGACAGGCCACATACTATAGTTGTTGTTCATATTCCCAAAAGGGTTAAATCCATCTGTAGCCAACCCCAACCTTACATTGCGAGGTTCGAGGGCAAAATCAGGATGTTGCAAATCAAACTCCTTCCACTCCTCACTATCAGCTGGATGCCTCATTATCCCATCGTCCACGCGTTTGTCTATATACCATTTCATGTCCTTAGCTCTTTGGCCTGACATGTACAACTTCCTCAGTCTCGGGGTCAACGGGAAGTAACGCAATACCTTATGAGGAATCTTCTTACCTTGGGCACGTGTATCCTTATACCTAGGCGCCTCACACACCGGACATTTATCaaagttttcattttccttccaaaataaTGCACAATCATTTTTGCATGCATCTATATGCTCATATGACATGCCCAAGTCAGGTAATATCTTCTTTGCTTCATAAGTTGACCTTGGAACCAAGTTACCTTTTGGTAAAACTTTTGTCAGCAATTCTAGCATCATATCAAGTCCCTTATTACTCAAAGTGGTCATTACCTTTACATTCAACATCTCTATAACAAACTTCAAGATACTATAATCAGTGCAACCTGGATACAACTCACGCTttgcatcttcctcaagtttgtCAAAATTACGCACTTCCTCATCTTCGGTTGCATTTCTTGGTTCCCCTCTAATTCGATCACCTACCAAGGCATCAATACCATCCATATGATCATCATCCGACATTTCATTATCATGAATGTTCTCGTTTAATACACGTGGTTCTCCATGATTATACCAATTAATGTAAGATTGCATAATCCCACGATGAAGTAAATGTATACGCACAGTTTGAAGAGATTGTCGATAGCAATTCACACAGTGAATACACGGGCACGGAATATTACCACTACAATCCACAACCGCTCttgcaaaattaagaaatgcatTGACCCCTTCAATATATGGACAACTTAATCTGCCATCCGGTGTCTTACCAATTGTCATCCAACTTTTGTCCATGTTCGACTACAATTGCAAAGTGAATGctactttagtaaaataaggACAACTCATTcataatgtattctaacatctaagtctataagctacttagataaaattctatctcattcatgaatgcataaatctatattaatacttaaacactcccaatatgaaattaaaccaccttatcacaccatgcaagccacccgcttgctccaacacaaaaacccaccacaaatccaattttcaacatcacaagtataaagtttacaagtattggaatctaataaagtaatattcatcacatctaattaacaatacttATTCACttttgcaagaattgaaaaaacactcccaatatgaatttaaaccaccttataacaccaagcaagccacccgcttgcttcaacataacaacccaccacaaaaccaatcacaaacatcacaagtatagagtgtttacaagtattgaaatcaatcaaagtattattcatcacatctaatcaacaaattccattcacatttgcaagaaactaaaaacactcccaatgtgaatttaaaccaccttatcacaccatgcaagccacccgcttgctccaacacaaaaacccaccacaaattcaatttccaacatcacaagtatagagtttacaaATATTAgaatctaataaagtaatattcatcacatctaattaacaatactcattcacatttgcaagaattgaaaaaacactcccaatatgaatttaaaccaccttataacaccatgcaagccacccgcttgcttcaacataacaacccaccacaaaaccaatcacaaacatcacaagtatagagtgtttacaagtattgaaatcaattgaagcattattcatcacatctaatcaacaaattctattcacatttgcaagaaactaaaaacactcccaatgtgaatttaaaccaccttatcacaccatgcaagccacctgcttgctccaacacaaaaacccaccacaaatccaattttcaacatcacaagtatagagtttacaaATATTGgaatctaataaagtaatattcttcacatctaattaacaatactcattcacatttgcaagaattgaaaaaacactcccaatatgaatttaaaccaccttataacaccatgcaagccacccgcttgcttcaacataacaacccaccacaaaaccaatcacaaacatcacaagtatagagtgtttacaagtattgaaatcaattgaagcattattcatcacatctaatcaacaaatttcattcacatttgcaagaaactaaaaacactcccaatgtgaatttaaaccaccttatcacaccatgcaagccacctgcttgctccaacacaaaaacccaccataaatccaatttccaacatcacaagtatagagtttataagtttttaactaaaatttacttactttgctcaagctaagcttacaactttcagaaaaaatccaaaattattgCAAACAGTGTATATTTAGCCTGCAaaggagaaataaaataaataaataacgttATAACTGGAAGACATAACAAAATTAAGTCCCTAATGATAACTTCTCTTTGGTGAAAACAATAAATTGAACTCATGATGCATAGCACGTCTTTTGAATACATACCAGTTGTAGCTTCTCTGAATCACATACAGGTGGCATGTCATTGAGTTTAGACAATGGAACATTCAGCCCAATTTCATTACTATTAGAATTTAGAGTTAAATAGTAAGATTGAAGGAAAAGAATGAGAAGTAGTTCAGTTGATTGAAACTATAGGtgcaaaaagtaattaaataagCTAAACTACTTAAAACTCAACCTATAAGACAAAATATCTTGACGCAATAATTCCCCTAACAACATTGGCACTTCCAAAACATCTCTATTTCCATCCAACTcaattaatcaaaatttcagTCAAAGATGAAGCGTTGTACAAAGATGAAATAAGGTGACATAAAACTAAGTTACAAACTTCAACAAGTCATGAAAAATATTCTCACTTCAACAATGGTGTCACACTACATTTTCTCTTctaaaccaaagaaaattttctcaCAATTCTAACACAAGCATCATAgcaaactatttttttctcaGAACCCATATAATTTCTCCTCTTATTCACAATGACAACTAACTATCTATCATTTCTCAATCAAATGTCTCACCTAAACCAAATGAAATTTTCTTAGGACAGCTCAAATATTACAccaaaaatagaaggaaaaaaacgCACCGTGAGCCTTGAGAACACGGAGGATCTTGCTTCCAGTGAAAAACCCTTCCGGCAAATTTGTATATGTTCTCCTCTGTAGACTAATCAGGTTAGTCACAATATTCTATTTGGCATTCAACATTAATTCAACTCATATACGAAAAACCATTAAAAGCACCAACTATTATTCCtaagaacataaaataaatttcataatcttcaaatttaattaaaaagaggACTTTCTCAGCACCAAACACCAAACCACACTCTACAGCAGCATAGATAGTACTAGGATTCAATCATATATTTAAGTTCAAACATTCACATAGATAGGGGCTAACTTGTTTCTTTCACTAATCTTATCCATCCATCCAGGACCAAACCAACATAGAAAAATCACATAAACACACTTTACTTTAATCAAATTACAAAGTATTTGATAGTAATTTCTACTTTACCCAGAAAATGTAAAAGCTTTACAAACCCAAATTTTATACCTACAGCTCAAAGGGGGttcatcaaattttcttttcaatttgaaGCATGTTATTAGTATTGTACTTTACAGTAGAATTGTCTGTTCTACTTTAGTTTAAGTATGACTATAGAGATTTACCATTTGGTTGTTTACAATAAGGTCATTTTTAGTAAATGTATAGGATGGCTGAAGATATGTTTAAGAGAAAATCTAGTCTATAtgtttattggaaaaaaaagggTCCTACCCAAGTAGACAAGATGTATACGGCAAGTATAACACGGAAATAGAAGCCAACAAgaagt
It encodes:
- the LOC142624888 gene encoding uncharacterized protein LOC142624888 is translated as MDKSWMTIGKTPDGRLSCPYIEGVNAFLNFARAVVDCSGNIPCPCIHCVNCYRQSLQTVRIHLLHRGIMQSYINWYNHGEPRVLNENIHDNEMSDDDHMDGIDALVGDRIRGEPRNATEDEEVRNFDKLEEDAKRELYPGCTDYSILKFVIEMLNVKVMTTLSNKGLDMMLELLTKVLPKGNLVPRSTYEAKKILPDLGMSYEHIDACKNDCALFWKENENFDKCPVCEAPRYKDTRAQGKKIPHKVLRYFPLTPRLRKLYMSGQRAKDMKWYIDKRVDDGIMRHPADSEEWKEFDLQHPDFALEPRNVRLGLATDGFNPFGNMNNNYSMWPVILIPCNLPPWLVMKEPYFILSLLIPGPHQPGNEIDIYLKPLVDELKELWEEGVETYDAYRKEHFQMRATLLWTIHDYPGFGNVSGWRTKGYHSCYTCNNEPYSEALESKIGFINHRAYLPMEHRWRHSRLHNGLSEKRKRSLELQVGKIQEQLDRMPNIILGKHPSNKKRQLIGEPNWSKVSILYKLPYWKNKKLKHNIDVMHVEKNISESTYGTLLGIEGKNKDTDKARIDLQNMNFRHTLHLKQRPDGSYDKPRAFFSLSPNERDGFYDFLKSVKYPDGYAANISRSVNAKNGRLSGLKSHDCHVLLQRILPIGLRGFAHKDISLVLFELGSFFQDLCSRTLKRSELEKLEERIVLILCKLERFFPPAFFDVMVHLVVHLPREAILGGPVQYRWMYPIERYLEKLKRYVSNRARLEGSIAEAYILKECINNWSLYIDGIETVHNRRERNEDFGESSEGLIVFSQTARPTSGRRNDGNLSRALLDTAHWYLLYNSPELEPYLNEHKSTLHNPTGEAITQIQRQEFPKWFREHMNRLKVSESLEATKQLWSLATGPKPHVKEYTVCMVNGVKFHTRDLDNRRVIQNSGVCTEGDHEGEMHDFYGHVCKIWELDQARQVFYLRDTKLGEPWKIVQSIQHRGVFDVPEVGCGESNDNTEDSDAFQQEAIVDVVSVNVDDNIIEYCMGDVETEVVLEGGTSGDANQNEVHDIPDVDLDMDYDM